Genomic DNA from Cuculus canorus isolate bCucCan1 chromosome 29, bCucCan1.pri, whole genome shotgun sequence:
tgctttGGTACCCTGAGGAGCCGGCTGGGTTTTGGTGTGCAGGTATGGTTTTGCAGGGAGGTGATCAACATAAATTACGAGCCGTTGGGGCACCGGGAGCTTCTCCTTTGGGTGTTTCTTCTTGTTATTTACATACAAATTAAATGAAGCCCAAGTCACATGCATTgagacagaaaagatgaaaataaccATTTCAAAAAACACCCTCTTCAAGTGAGCGAAGTGATGGATTTTGCCTTCTCGACAGGGCTGATCTGTTTGGATTTCACCTCCCAGCCCAGGTAGTGTTGCTAAGGCAtgtcatttattaaaaaacaaatagtgATCTGCTACCTGCTGATTGCATCTGATAAACCATCTTGACTTCCATCAGGGTAACGCTGCAAGATGCGAGGAGCCTGAATCTAGCACGGTTGGCACAGCCTCTGTGCTGGGAGAGAAACTCAACCTCCAGCGGTGGGTTCCTCACCGTCACACCAACATGGATAGACCAAGCCTGGTGGGAATGTTGAACTCATCCTCCAGCCATGGAGAAGTTGGGGCAGACAAGCCATGAGTCAGCAGTGACGTCTAGGAAGTGGAGTGAGACGTCGGGGAATAAATTACAGCAGCCGGTCCTTGGAGTAGCTTTCATGGGGTGAATTAACCTGCCCACACCCTGTGCTGCTTCCAGGCTGGGTGAGGAGAGGCAGATTTCTCCAAAGGgcaattcagagagaaattgTCTCAGGGAATTTTGGCTGCACCCAGGTGAActgtgggagaggagaagccagcagggctgggtggTTTTCCCAGCATCCAGCTGTGCATCCAGCTGTGATGAGCGTCGCAGTGGCAAGCCCTCTGCAACCATATTGTAGAGAACTTTCAATGGGTCATCGTTCAGTGCAAAGTGGGGAGCCTTGCGAAGAAAAGGGAGGGGGCAGCCTGATCTCACCTAAATCCCAGTGTCCTACAATGACAGGGGAGGGTTTTCTCCTTCCTACAATGGAATGTTAGTGGGGGACGTCCAGGTGCTTCCTACAGGCTCTGCCCTTTGTGTAAGGTCATGTGTTTTGAAGAAGATGGGGGATTTGAGAAGGAAAGGGCCTGATGCTGTGTTTTCctagaatcctggaatggtttgggttgggagggacctcaaagcccatccagttccaactgccatgggcagagacacctcccactggatcaggggctccgagacccatccaacttggccttgaacacctccagggatgggacaacgATCACATCTTTGGGCAACCAGTGTCGGTTCCTCCCCGCCCTCACAATATTGGGAAGGTACACTCTTCTCTCGCTTTCTTCTAAACTCATCCTGCTCTTCGGAGAGGGTTTCAGGGGCGTGGGgttattttcttgttgttaCTACCTGGGCTGGTTCTCACTGATTTCTTTAAACAAAGGCCTGACTGCTCTTTTGTTCCGCCTCCAGAATCCCAGATTGTGTGAGAGTTCCCAAGTGAGCCGCACATCCCCCGAGCAGTTAAATATCCTGGTTTACACCACATTTCCAGACTTCCCTGTGGCCACACTCATGTCTGGATGGAATAAAGGTATGCAAAAGTGACAACGTCTCAAATATCCTTGGTTAAAACTCCACTTCTTGCAAGCAACCAACCCCACCCGTTTGGAAACTCATGTTTGAGAAAATACTTGTGCTTTTATGCCATCAGGGAGGGAAATAAAACCCATGAAGTTAAGCATGAATTATGCGTGGCATTTATTGAAGGTACAGCTGAAAGCCTGGAGTAAGCGAAGGGTAATCAACTGTTCACttacaaatgaaaagcattaaatCCGTCTACTTAGTAcacacacaggaaaaccaacGCATGCATTGAACTACAGAGATATAAGGTGCTCGTCGGTGTGTAATTAAACTCTGCCCTGCCAAAGCTGGTGTAGCAACTTGGACCAATTTACATAAGCATTACCAACCCTCTCGTAAACAGGAAAAATTGGATTTTCTGGTGTCGTTAATGACGGTAAATAATAGCTGCAGCTCCATCTCAGACTATTAAAATGTGGCCTCTCTTTCTGAAGTTGGGATGACCAAATTATTCATCCTTTTGCATTAGGGAAGGAAAATCCCTCCCAAAAAGGGGGTTTAGCAGAGAAGTCTGAAGAGCTGAGACAATGTGTGAAGGCGGGGGTGAagtctctgaaatgaaaatctcCCCTGGCTGAGACCACAGTGGGGACTTTCCTCTAGCGGGGACATGCAAGAGAAGGTGGGTTTTGATCATGCAAAGAGTCTTTGGCAGAGCATCAGCCTGGTAGTGTGGGCACGGGCAGCGCATGGTTGTGAGATCCCTGTAGCTGTCAAAAGGGAGGGGAATACTGTTTTATTGCAGAAATGCTGATTAGTTTCAAATATGTTGTGGTGTTGTTGCCCTCTGGTCTCTACCGGGTTGTTCTGACCACGCGCACAGCTGTGCTGTACCTGTTCCCAGTGGCGCAGACCCCTGGCCCGGGGATGATGACGGCTCCCGGGCTGCACTGCTCCACGCCAGCGCACACGACGTTCCCCAAGTTGCCCACGCCGGTGGTGCACTGCACACCATCCACACCGGAGATGACTTCTCGCCCCACGCAGCTGACGGCGCTCCTGgccccaaatccagcccccaCCCTGGGAAGGCAATCTACGCTCCGGGTGCTAAAGCCGGCGCCGCCGACCCCAAAGGATGAGACCACCCCTAACCCTGCACCGGCCCCTCCTGTCTTGACAGCACATTTGCCTCCGATTCCAGATAGGGATCGGCATTCTCCAACGGTGCCACCGCCGCTGACAACAGCTGTGGGGGAAAAACAGGCTCAGTCACTCCCAGAGCAGCTAAAATCCAGCCTATAAGGAAACTTATAAGCTTGAAAGACTTGTGGGGAAATCAAGGGCATTAGTTATCTTACCTACGCTCACAGGGTTGCCGGTACATATCCTGTTAAGAGAAGAAACATATCAAGGATGTATTTAGGGAAATATCCCCCAAATACACAAGTAAATAGGTCATCAGGAACCCTGCGGgtacttcagcttttctgtgcaCCCAAGTCGGAGGTTCAGGTCCAAATTATCCACTGAAGCATTGGAGGGTTGGATCCCCAAAATCCCATAGACACGTTAATGGGTCATCCTATCCTCTTTTTGTACCGCGCTCAGGGGATCAGGGCATGCTCAGCACACTGAGAtccagctgccctgggaagaTGAGGAAGGAACAGGGATAACACTCCCCTCTGCACggagggagaaataaaagggaTGATGTTCCCTTTTGCATCCACGGGGAGATGCCTTCACCCAGCACTTCTCACTGTTGGGATTTGCCAGCTCTCACTACCAGGTGCAGACAGGGATGCTCCTAcctgctctcttctccttccagcaGTGTCCTGTAAGTGGCAATCTCAATGTCCAGGGCCAGCTTGACATTCAGCAGTTCCTGGTAGTCTCTCAGCAAGCATGCCATCTTGTCCTTGGCTTGCTGCAGTGCAGTCTGAAGGTCAATCAGCTTCTGCCGGGCATCTTTGAGGGCGCAGTCACCCCGCTGCTCAGCGTCGCAGATGgctgtctgcagagctgcaatCTGGGGACAGCAATGGCCAAGAGAGTGCCCAGTGGTTATATTAAGAGATATCTCCACCGGTTTGCTATTGTATCCCCCCTTATTTCTCAGCTTGGAGCTGGCAGAGAGCTCGGATTTAGGCTGGACACATAATGGACAAGCTGTCTAGGATGAAGGGGAGTGGACCAGATGACTGCACCCCAGTAGGAagcacagaattatagaatatttagggttggaagggatcttaaagatcatcttgttccaaccctcctgccatgggcagagacgtcccactaaatcagactgtcacatcccactaaatcaagAAATACGGGAAATACTCTGTGTTCTACCCATCCAACTGGGTTCTGCTCGTTAgctaaatgagaaagaaatctgCTTCTTTGCATATCTACAGCCTCAAGATGAGATACAAATACAGGTTTAAGCTGGGGTGGGGGAATTCTTTGGAGCTCAACTGGGTAGGAGATGGTGAGGACGAAGCCCTTTGCTGGAGAAGTCGCCCACCCCACTGCCCATGCAGCATTCAACCCTTTGTCCTACCTGTTTCTTGACATTATCCGACTCGCACTGCAGCTTCTGGATCATCCGGTTCAGCTCAGCTATCTCGCTCTGGTTGTTTCTCAGGTCATCACAGAACTTGCCCCTGCTGCTGTGGAGCTCCTCCAGCTGTTGCAATTGGAAGAGGATGATTTAATGCACCCAAATCACCCCTTCCAGGAATGATGGCAACCCCACAGAGCCACCGTGATGTTGGTGCTCCCAGGGAAGCACCTAAACATGACCTCAGCCCAGACAAGGTGACAGTCCTGGGTATGTCCTGAGCATTTGCTCTTTGGGAAGGGGATGGTGTTCCTGATGGGTACCCACAGAGGAGACCCCTCTGAAGAAACACTGTGATCTGCTGCGCTTTGATTTTACAGAAAATCCTTAAAACACAGATTTAAGGGTTGTGtggagttggtttttttttgcatggctTGCTTTCACAACTTACAACATGCACAGCTGTTGGGTAGGTTTGAGTTGCATCATGGAGGACAGAAATGGTCCTCAGGGTTTTGTTGGCCAGGGGATTGATTTCATTGCCATCTGTGCTGGTGTGAACACTCACTCTGGTTTGGTAGAAAGCCTCTACTTCAGCTTTGCTCTTCTGGGCAATCTCTTCATAGCAGCACTCAACACTTTTGATGATGCCTTCCATGTCCAGGTCCCGGCTGTTGTCCATTTGCACGATGACAGAGGTGTCGCACAGCTGGCAATCCAGCTGAGCTCTCTCCTGCAAGATCCATCACACATCAGTCCCCTTCCCTCAACCAGCCCAAGCCAGGGTCACAGGCAAAAGGGGATCTGGTGGGAAGGTAGAGGTTCTCCATGCCCAACTAGGGCACGGCATTCTCTGCATGGTTTCCAGCAAGAACTGACAGCAGAGACCTATTGAGGAGGCAGAGTATGGGATTGCTGCATGCAATTCCCTAAGGAAGGGTGGGGAATCCTGGCGGGGCAACTCATTTTGTGGCAACTtggtgttctgggctgcatcagcaGTTTTCTGGACTATGAATCCCACAGGGATGAGTGCTTTGGGCCCCATTACCTGCAGACTGCTGGGAGGTGTTGGGCTGGAAAAGGTACAAATACTCAGTGTCCCTCGCGTGTTTTGTTAAAAGATTGCTATATTTTAGACAAAAGCTTTACTttcaccaaaatattttgactaatgtggctttaaaaaatgaagtctgAAAAATATTGGGGTTTTCAAGAGTGAGATGGTTTGGATAAGAATTTGAGGgtttattttcatggaaaatattcttcccTTTGTGGCCAGCAATATGGGAGAAAACCAAGAACGCCCTTTGCCTTCCCACGGGGCTGTTATCAAACACATATAAAGAAACTGAGTTTTTTTGGATTGCAACCTCATGATTTTCAGCAAAACCACTTTCTCCCACATTTAGTTTTGGTGTGAGAGTTCTGGGGGGCAGCAGGTGACACCTGGACCTTGGGGCAGCAGACAGGGAGCTCTTACCTCGGCGTAGATGCACTTCAGGAACTCCAGCTGCTGCCGCAAGAGTCCCACTCtcacctccagctcctccttggTCAGGTAGAGACAGTCCACATCCTGTAGACACACCAAATATTCATTGAAAAGAGGCAAAGGAAGGAAGACTGTGGCAAAGCCCACGTTTTCTGCTAGATTTGGAGGAAACCTGACCGTTACCAGCCCTTAGGTCTGTCTAGGTTTGCGTTGTATGTGCTAACAATCCGATGGGGGCTCTCCAAATTCCTTGAGTTACCTCTGTTTGGGGGCTACCTGGTGAGGTCTCAGGCAGTGTCGTGGTGCCAGGACTCCACGTTTCTCTCCCTGGCCTCACGCCCAGGTCTTGCCCGCACGCTTGCCACTCTCACCCGGTCTCGCCGGCATTGTCCCTAGCGTGACTCACCTTCTTGAGCACCACAAACTCATTCTCTGCAGCTGTTCGCTTGTTGATCTCATCTTCATAtctgcaggagaaaaggagatgggTGGGATGCTGAGGATCCCACCCCCACCACCCAAGCAACCGGTGCAGAACATGGGAAAAATGATTAAAACCGGGGCCTCTCCCTACTTGCTTTGCAGGTCccttttgatttttgctttgttgcTATTTCATTCCTCTCCCCTGGGCTTTGTTCAGCAGTTTGAAGTATCCCACACCGGCACCTGTGTGGCTGGAGTGAGATGGCAGTAAATCAGGTCAAACCACTAGACATGCAAAACTGTGCAGCTCAGCCGAAGGCTTGGATTGCGTCTTCTCACCCTGCTCCTTCATGTcatgtttttctgaagcatcCAGGACTCCGCTCTGAGTGTTTATGGGGAGACTGTGGCCAAAATGCCCCAAGGAAGGTCaggagctttgagcaacctctGAAACTCCCAGATGCAATGGGACGGAAAGTTGGTGTGCAATAAGTAATTGGAACCTAGAACTTTCACAAGTCCAGTCTGACCTCCTTGGTGGTGgctcagcaagaaaaaaacatctgaaatgcCTGACTGCAAGATATTTGGAGAAAGGTCTActcttttctcctgtgctgTACACCACCGACCACCAAGTGTCCTGGCTCATGGCTtagcagaacacaaagggaGCAATTAAGGAATATCTGAATcttagtttaaaaaagaaatcccacatTCCCTCTGGGAAGAGATAATGAACCCCAGTGGAGATGATGTGGATAAAGCATGGGGTGGAGGCAAATAGGCTGAGGGTTTTGTGGGAATGGATGGAACTGGGGACCTGAAATTTGGGAGGGGCACAGGCACAGATGGTGTGGGAGATTTGATACGGCGAGCCACGGTGGTGCGCAGGAGCATCTGGGAGAGGAAAAGTGGTCCCCTGTTCCTCTCCCTAAGGAAATAATGTTCCTGAAGAGCTCTCCCAGTCCACCACCACCATCTGAGGTGCAGCAGTGGGACCGCAGCACAGGAAACTGGTTCTATGTTACtgtgcctggctctgctcccctccctgTGACCCAGTTCTTAGACCCATCCGTGTAATTGCATTGTCTTCAGGCTCAGAAACACTGCTGAGTCCAGCAAACACCCTTCTCAGCAGCTTCTCTCCGCGTTCTACTTACTTGCACTTGAACTCTTGAACCAGGTCCCTGAGGCACCGCTCCTCGTTTTCCAGCCTCTCTCGCTCTCCCAGCACGcactccagctgcttcctcagGTTGCAGATGAAGTTCTCGAAAACGGGCTCCAGGTTTCTCCTGGAAGCTGGGAGGACatactgctgcagcagctcccacttGGTGGTCAGCACCTtgttctgctgctccaggagccGGACCTGGAGAAGCAAGAGATGCAAGAGTTATACAACCCTATGTTGTCCCAGTTGAGTTTCTCcacttccaaaaggaaaaagtagaCATAAAATCTGAACTGCAAATAGTTAAGAGTTGATTTCTCAGCAGCCTGAGTGAGAAGAGCATCTTCTCTGAGCTAAACCTGGTCCCACCCAGGGCTCGTAACGCAGAACAACGCTGGGGCATTCGCCCTGTGTTAAGGCCAATCATCTGTTGGACCAAAGCACAGTTCAACCAAACACCATCTCTTCCCCTGCAACATCTCAGTGGTGGAGGATCCACTGCTTTCTCTGATGGGCTGATAACGATAATGAGCCTTTCATGACACCAAAAGCCCCATCCAGGATCTCATTTGACTCTATCTGATCTAAACCTTTCACTTCTAGATTAAAGAGCTCTCTGGTACTTGAGAATCTTTATAGATCATGAATAAGTTAATTTTCAAATGGGAGGAAGCCGAGTGGCAGCTCTTACATGGGTTTggtttttccagctgcagaacaactcacaaagaaaatcaagatCAGAGAGAGCAAAGGTTTCGCTGCTGTTTGAAAACCCATTTCCTatgagcaccctgatccagtgggaggtgtcccttgtctatggcagagggttggaactgaatgggttcaaagcctcttccagcccaagatattccatgattctgtgatctctaAGCAGCAACGAGAACCCTTAGGCTTAGCTTAGATAACAGGGATAAACGGCATCTGTTTAGGAAACCAATGAATGAATTCATTCACAGAGTGGAGGgacaaagaagttaaaattgTTCATTTCATTTTAGCTCAATGTCTGTCTGTCTACAGCCCATGGATGAAGCCCACAAACTAGACACATGGTGTCTGTTTTTAAGGGCACCTCTATGAAGGGACAGgatttggactcaatgatctttgtgggtccctttcaactcaggacattctatgattctgcgactatttttaaatgcactgtTCCTTTGGAGTTTATAGAGGTGTGAGAGCAACACCAGATTAGACATTGGTaagaaaaattctctttttcccattttacaTCTCCATGTGTCCATCCCTTCTCTCACAGGTTTTGATTTACTGTATCCCTGGAGCCACTCCTGACTTAGCTGTTCAGCAGGCTGGTGACCATCAAACCCTAAAATACTGGTGCGGTTGCCTTGGTGCAAGGCTTAGATCCAAAATCTCCGGGTTAGGACCTCCACAGGCTATCGGGGACCATTGGAAAATTGGTGCCAGCAGAATGAGCTACCAACGTTGTCTCGCTAGAGACAATCCATCCATCAGATCCTAGAGAAATGAGCCTAACAGTCTGCGCGGAGGGAAGGGAGGTCTCACCTTGTCAATGAAGCAGGCGAACTGGTTGTTGAGGTTCTTGATCTGCTCTTTCTCATGGGTCCGCACTTGGCACTCCTCAGGGTCAACCCCCACGCAGAGGGGCTTGAGGAGCTCTGGGTGGATGCTGACGCCCCGAATCCCTTCAGATCTACCTCCACCGATGCCGATGCCAATTCCTCCACCGTAGCCTCCAATAGCCACACCATCTCCAAGACCTCTGTAGCTGCCCAGGCCCCCGTAGTTTCCGCAGTTACCAAAGCTCACGACGGGGCCCACGCCAAAGCGACCTCCGCCGTAAGCCACACCGCAACGTCCTACGCTGGCACCACCGTAGACCCCGCTGCGGCAGCTCCCGCCGAAGGAAATCCTTTGCCCTCTCCCCAGGTCACAGACGCTCCGGCTGCTGAAGCCACCGATTCCACATCTCCGACCCACCGGCTGGCAGACGGAGGCTGAGCTGCTGTTGACCCTGCCAAGGGTGCAGACTGCGGATGCCGAGGAAAAGCCCCGTCTTCCCAGGAGAGAGTTGGAGGTGTAGCACTGTCGACTCATGGTGGCTGGGGGAGACGGGAGGTGAAGCAGTAACGGCAAAGCAGAAGATCAAAAGAGAAGCAGGGAGTGAAAGAAGGAGATCTCCTTTAGCTTCTCTGGGGCAGAGCCCTTCTCTTTATATACGTTGCAGGAGGTGCCTGAGAtgcaaaaatttaatttatccACTGGGTTTGGTCTGCCTGGCAGCAAGGAATGGCTTCCAACGTTTTAAACCCACAGCAAACACTTGTATCTCATATGAAATAatgtggaaattaaaataaactgctttgCTTGCAAGCTTCAGTTTCAGGACTTATATTTTACTTAATTAATCTGCTTCCTTATTGTGTAATTATAGTTTAGCAAAATAATTCAAGGAGTTTTTATTCATGGCTTGTTTACAGTTCGGTTTCACCACAGCGTTTAATTATGTTTCAGGACCTCCTGCAAAATGTTGCGGAGAAGCCGCCCCTTCCAGGGTCTCGAGCCAGCTCAGGGCTGGTTCTTGAGCAATGACCAGTGGcgaaaggggagaaggaaggcgTATCTGGCAAAGCACCGCACTGACGGTGTCGGCAGCGTTCTTGTAAGCATTCGTTTCTTCCTCTTGTGGGTATGGCGACGGCTCTCGTAGGCGATTCGGTTGGAGCCGTGTTTGCCGGCTCACATGGATGGGGTTGGTGGTTTCCGTATTGATGGAGCACGAACCGCGTGAGAAGGTGCTGAGGACAAACTGGGACGTGGGGTGGATGCTCTGTTAAATTGCTCAGGCACCTGAAGTCGAGGCAGAGGTCAAGGTGGGCTTCACATGCCCCTTCGAGTGTGTGGAGCTGAAGATAAGGCATTTCTGGGAAATGCTTTGCTGCCGATAGTGATTTATTGCCAAATTCTGTGGCTAGGAAAGGCGATCGTTGTGTTTGGTATCAGGATGTGATGCGAGTGGCACACACGGCAAATTCACGCAGGCGATCGCTGCAAAGACCACTaagaagtgaagtgaagtgcTACAAAAAAGGTTGAGAAACGTTAGCAGGAGTGAACTTTTTCCTCCTATTCCCCTGACACACCTGTTTGACGTTAAATTCTTCTGGTAATATCCGTTAATGAGAAGCTCCTGTACCTGCttaattaaaattctgaaaaaaagagatttttgaatttgcttggaaataaataaagttctcttttttttttttgccttaacaAAGGAgtctaatcacagaatcacaacgGATGTCATATCTTGCCCTAAGAAGCTTTTGCGCCTTTGCCAGGGCAAACTTAACTGGTTCTGGGAGGATTCCTAGTTAATGCTATTGTAAATTAGAAATAGATTGTCTTGAACTAAAAATAACACGAAAGAACTGTGACTTAGAATACTTATGGAGCCTCTTCAGGTaaagattttcctgtttttttttcctgaggtctCATAATGGGTCAATATGAACTATAAAATACAATCTATGTAATTCTAATCATGCAGTAGTTCCGTTGTCGCTGTATTGGTCTGAGTATATAAGGATGCACGTCTTGAGATGAGATGTACTCTCAATCGTGAGATTGAGGTGTCTGGAGAAAGCAGTCAAGATTTTGGGCTTTGCATCCTTCACGTCATTCTACCCAAGGTGATCTCGGAA
This window encodes:
- the LOC104055124 gene encoding keratin, type II cytoskeletal cochleal-like, whose amino-acid sequence is MSRQCYTSNSLLGRRGFSSASAVCTLGRVNSSSASVCQPVGRRCGIGGFSSRSVCDLGRGQRISFGGSCRSGVYGGASVGRCGVAYGGGRFGVGPVVSFGNCGNYGGLGSYRGLGDGVAIGGYGGGIGIGIGGGRSEGIRGVSIHPELLKPLCVGVDPEECQVRTHEKEQIKNLNNQFACFIDKVRLLEQQNKVLTTKWELLQQYVLPASRRNLEPVFENFICNLRKQLECVLGERERLENEERCLRDLVQEFKCKYEDEINKRTAAENEFVVLKKDVDCLYLTKEELEVRVGLLRQQLEFLKCIYAEERAQLDCQLCDTSVIVQMDNSRDLDMEGIIKSVECCYEEIAQKSKAEVEAFYQTRLEELHSSRGKFCDDLRNNQSEIAELNRMIQKLQCESDNVKKQIAALQTAICDAEQRGDCALKDARQKLIDLQTALQQAKDKMACLLRDYQELLNVKLALDIEIATYRTLLEGEESRICTGNPVSVAVVSGGGTVGECRSLSGIGGKCAVKTGGAGAGLGVVSSFGVGGAGFSTRSVDCLPRVGAGFGARSAVSCVGREVISGVDGVQCTTGVGNLGNVVCAGVEQCSPGAVIIPGPGVCATGNRYSTAVRVVRTTR